The following proteins are co-located in the Pseudomonas synxantha genome:
- a CDS encoding helix-turn-helix transcriptional regulator produces the protein MLTGPELGAAIEAARIAKGVSKKDLADDFSVKPPSIQGWVKNGRIDKSKLMDVIAYFSDVVGPEHWGLRPGFSYENIGDGARTGVLVAEPEPASTAVEKFRAMLAGKRLGEDKLMRLLAIAEDDALGEELGGLVHDAYRPGKVGDEVWIAHYDVRGALGGGEIAHDFPEMLQDVRVSPSQLRAMGVEFKEHFHLKMITGWGQSMTPTIKHGDPLLVDVSIKEFVGDGIYFFSYQGFQYIKRLQMKGKDKFKMLSDNRKHKAEDIFLDETYIQARVLLVWNANLV, from the coding sequence ATGCTTACCGGACCAGAATTAGGCGCAGCCATTGAAGCTGCGCGGATCGCCAAGGGCGTATCGAAAAAAGACCTCGCAGACGACTTCTCCGTGAAGCCTCCGTCGATACAGGGCTGGGTGAAAAACGGCAGGATCGACAAGTCGAAGCTGATGGACGTGATCGCCTATTTCTCCGATGTCGTTGGCCCAGAGCACTGGGGTCTGCGCCCTGGCTTTTCATATGAAAATATTGGAGACGGCGCCAGAACTGGCGTTTTAGTTGCTGAGCCAGAGCCTGCTTCGACCGCCGTCGAGAAGTTCCGAGCAATGCTTGCTGGGAAGCGCCTCGGCGAAGACAAGCTAATGAGGCTTCTAGCTATTGCGGAAGATGACGCCCTGGGCGAGGAGTTGGGCGGCTTGGTGCATGACGCCTACAGGCCTGGAAAGGTGGGCGACGAAGTATGGATTGCTCACTATGACGTACGCGGAGCCTTGGGCGGCGGCGAAATTGCTCATGACTTCCCCGAGATGCTCCAGGACGTGCGCGTCAGCCCCTCCCAGCTCCGAGCCATGGGCGTCGAGTTCAAAGAGCACTTCCATCTGAAGATGATCACCGGCTGGGGGCAGTCCATGACGCCAACCATCAAGCATGGCGATCCGCTACTGGTCGATGTCAGCATCAAAGAGTTCGTTGGCGATGGAATCTACTTCTTCTCGTACCAAGGCTTTCAGTACATCAAGCGTCTGCAAATGAAGGGTAAGGACAAATTCAAGATGCTGTCGGACAATCGGAAGCACAAGGCCGAGGACATCTTTCTTGATGAAACGTACATCCAGGCGCGTGTGCTGCTCGTCTGGAATGCCAATCTGGTATAG
- a CDS encoding transcriptional regulator, whose translation MKSAEAAKEASRLLGSQVEMARLLQVTAPTVNQWCSGERAVPAKRAVQIEALTGGVVNRADLCPSFPWGQIASASIEASQQSAA comes from the coding sequence ATGAAATCAGCAGAAGCGGCCAAAGAAGCATCTCGCTTGCTGGGTAGTCAGGTGGAAATGGCGCGCCTGCTGCAGGTCACTGCACCCACCGTTAATCAGTGGTGCTCCGGCGAGCGCGCAGTCCCAGCAAAGCGCGCAGTTCAAATCGAAGCATTGACCGGTGGCGTCGTAAACCGCGCCGACCTTTGCCCATCGTTTCCATGGGGGCAGATCGCTTCGGCATCTATTGAGGCTTCGCAGCAGTCCGCCGCCTGA
- a CDS encoding Bro-N domain-containing protein: protein MNTQSTPVNTSNNLAPRFSQSENVARIKPVTPFDFHGFPVRVIDDGHGEPWFIAKDIAEALGYSNTSKAINVHCKAVSTCHTEMGGQVRAVQIIPERDLYRLVMKSKLPAAEQFEEWVVGQVLPTIRKTGSYTGQETNNSKVIGELAILECFDRLLKPAPSSKMMMLVQIAANNGLDAKFLPGYAVDAASDAAGGSSMPTKAITALIKDHAIASTARAFNLALEAHGFLKVLQRKNSKQEMVDFWSVTEKGMAYGKNLTSPQCPRETQPHWYVDRFLDLAAKVGKA from the coding sequence ATGAATACACAATCAACCCCCGTCAATACCTCCAACAATCTCGCGCCACGTTTTTCGCAATCTGAAAACGTGGCGCGGATTAAACCAGTGACACCTTTCGACTTCCACGGCTTTCCCGTCCGCGTAATTGACGACGGTCACGGGGAGCCATGGTTCATCGCCAAGGACATCGCCGAAGCCCTGGGCTACTCCAACACGTCGAAGGCGATCAATGTCCACTGCAAAGCGGTCAGCACCTGCCATACCGAAATGGGAGGTCAGGTCCGCGCAGTGCAAATCATCCCTGAACGCGATCTCTACCGGCTGGTGATGAAGTCCAAGCTTCCGGCTGCTGAGCAGTTCGAAGAGTGGGTGGTTGGCCAGGTCCTGCCGACCATTCGAAAGACCGGCTCTTACACCGGCCAGGAGACGAACAACTCCAAGGTCATTGGCGAACTCGCCATTCTGGAATGCTTCGATCGCCTGCTGAAGCCGGCGCCCTCCAGCAAAATGATGATGCTTGTGCAGATCGCCGCCAACAACGGCCTGGATGCCAAATTCCTCCCAGGCTATGCAGTGGACGCCGCCTCCGACGCTGCCGGCGGGTCTTCGATGCCGACCAAGGCAATCACCGCCCTGATCAAAGATCACGCCATCGCCAGCACTGCCCGCGCCTTCAACCTTGCACTTGAGGCCCACGGCTTCCTCAAGGTCCTCCAGCGCAAAAACTCCAAGCAGGAAATGGTGGACTTCTGGTCTGTGACCGAGAAGGGCATGGCCTACGGCAAGAACCTCACCAGCCCTCAATGCCCCCGCGAGACGCAGCCTCACTGGTACGTGGATCGCTTCCTTGATTTGGCCGCTAAGGTCGGGAAGGCCTGA
- a CDS encoding DUF1382 family protein yields the protein MKRANPAQLRQSIEMANTMVKHGIRFVCMPVVDEADLANLASQAAERFERMALIAEAAEQRT from the coding sequence ATGAAACGAGCAAACCCAGCACAGCTACGCCAATCCATTGAGATGGCGAACACCATGGTCAAGCACGGTATTCGTTTCGTGTGCATGCCGGTGGTGGATGAGGCGGACTTAGCCAATCTCGCCAGCCAGGCCGCCGAGCGCTTTGAGCGCATGGCATTGATCGCAGAAGCAGCGGAGCAACGGACATGA
- a CDS encoding recombination protein NinB, whose product MTSLQIRNESDRARVIGHIAGMDITKPKKLAITEVDRSGEQNKALHAALADIAAQVEHAGKKWDVLIWKRLLTAAWLRETGDQPQLIPAVDGNGFDVIYERTSKLTVKQCGDLIEWVMAFGAEHQVRWTQKDKWGGRY is encoded by the coding sequence GTGACCAGCCTGCAGATCCGCAACGAATCAGACCGTGCCCGGGTGATTGGGCATATCGCTGGAATGGACATCACCAAGCCAAAGAAGCTCGCCATCACCGAAGTGGACCGTAGCGGGGAGCAGAACAAGGCCCTGCACGCGGCCCTGGCCGATATCGCCGCCCAGGTCGAACACGCCGGGAAGAAGTGGGACGTCCTGATCTGGAAGCGCCTGCTGACGGCCGCCTGGCTGCGCGAAACGGGCGACCAGCCGCAGCTGATACCGGCGGTGGACGGCAACGGCTTCGACGTCATCTACGAGCGCACAAGCAAGCTCACCGTCAAGCAGTGCGGCGATTTGATCGAGTGGGTTATGGCTTTCGGCGCCGAGCACCAGGTGCGATGGACACAGAAGGACAAATGGGGAGGGCGTTATTGA
- a CDS encoding recombination protein NinG, producing the protein MAIERKQPKPKKCRVATCRASFVPSRMGQAVCSPACAIIDGPRHAPKARKALADIERKDINVRKEKLKSRADHLKDTQKAFNAWVRARDAELPCVSCGRHHQGKYDAGHYRTVGGNPALRFEPLNCHRQCSQCNTQLSGNIVNYRIELVKRLGVEAVDWLEGPHEAKKYTIEQLKAMTAEYRAKTRELKKEQAA; encoded by the coding sequence ATGGCCATCGAAAGGAAGCAGCCCAAGCCGAAAAAATGCCGCGTTGCTACGTGCAGGGCCTCATTCGTCCCTTCGCGGATGGGGCAGGCGGTTTGCAGCCCGGCCTGCGCGATCATCGACGGGCCGAGGCATGCACCGAAGGCGCGAAAGGCGCTGGCCGACATCGAGCGCAAGGACATCAACGTCCGCAAGGAGAAGCTGAAGAGCAGGGCTGATCACCTTAAGGATACACAGAAGGCCTTTAACGCATGGGTGCGCGCCCGTGACGCCGAGTTGCCATGCGTGAGCTGTGGGCGTCACCACCAGGGCAAATATGACGCAGGTCACTACAGGACGGTCGGGGGCAATCCAGCGTTGCGCTTCGAGCCCCTGAATTGCCACCGCCAGTGTTCACAGTGCAACACCCAGCTTTCCGGGAACATCGTGAACTATCGAATCGAACTGGTTAAGCGTCTCGGCGTCGAGGCAGTTGATTGGCTGGAAGGTCCTCATGAGGCTAAGAAGTACACCATCGAGCAACTGAAGGCGATGACCGCCGAATACCGGGCAAAGACCAGAGAACTGAAAAAGGAGCAAGCCGCATGA